DNA sequence from the Candidatus Methylomirabilota bacterium genome:
GCTGGTCCGGAATGAGCCATTCGACCTGATGATCGTGGATTACCGGATGCCGGGACTGGACGGATTCCAGGTGTTCGCGCAAGCCCGCGCCCTCCGCCCCGATATGGCGTTCATGCTGATAACGGCGCACGGCACGGCTGAAGTCACCAAGCAGGCCCTGGACATGGGCTTCCGGGGCGTTCTGCTGAAGCCGTTCACCTCCGAAGAGCTGCGGCTGGCGGTCGAGAAGGCCGTGGCCACCCTGGCTTGAGCGACATGGGACCCAGCATGGGTGCGACGGAGCGGATGAGAGGGCGAACGGTGCTCTCGGTAGTCGTGGCCGGGCTGCAATGGGCCCTTGATCGAATGGTCTCGGTCGGGTACGGCGTCGTCTACGATTTTGTCTTCGAGCGGTTTCCGCCGTACCGCGATCTCCAGCGCGAGGTCCTCGCCTTGCTGGAGACCTCGGTCCCGGAAGGCGTGGGCCGACGCGACGTCCGGGTTCTGGACATCGGATGCGGCCCGGGCAACTTCGCCTTCAGCGTGGCCGAGGCCGGCTTCACCGTGGTGGGCATCGACGCCTACGACGGCCTTCTGGAGCTGGCCCGGGAGAAGCGCCGGGCCAAGCGTCTTCCCAATCTCGCCTTCCGCCACGCGGACATCGCCCGGGAGACGTTCCGCGACGAAGGGTTCGACCAGATCGTCAACATCCATTCCCTCTACGTCAGAGCCGACCCCCAGAGGGTGCTGACCGAGGCTCACCGAGTCCTCAAGCCCGGCGGCCACGCGGTGTTCGTGAACT
Encoded proteins:
- a CDS encoding methyltransferase domain-containing protein, which gives rise to MLSVVVAGLQWALDRMVSVGYGVVYDFVFERFPPYRDLQREVLALLETSVPEGVGRRDVRVLDIGCGPGNFAFSVAEAGFTVVGIDAYDGLLELAREKRRAKRLPNLAFRHADIARETFRDEGFDQIVNIHSLYVRADPQRVLTEAHRVLKPGGHAVFVNFTRRIWLWSSFREVQQREGLGAAFRCLLWVLPNSVFEVTRRRLGPHYWQEEEFAARLRAAGFTVLAMRRTFFYDASLLAWVRKDTKDEIGGGAIDRTPGMGPPHD
- a CDS encoding response regulator: MKQGKPKILVVDDAGPVVILCVNILQALGYAVKAANRGEPAVELVRNEPFDLMIVDYRMPGLDGFQVFAQARALRPDMAFMLITAHGTAEVTKQALDMGFRGVLLKPFTSEELRLAVEKAVATLA